GCTCGGCGGCCTGACGACGGAGGAGATCGCGCGCGCCTTCCTGGTGCCCGAGCCGACCGTCGGGCAGCGGATCTTCCGGGCCAAGCGCACCCTCACCGAGAAGCGGGTCCGAATCGAGATGCCCGCCCCGGCCGAGCTGGGTGACCGGCTCTCGTCGGTCCTGGAAGTCGTCTACCTCATCTTCAACGAGGGCTACTCGGCGACCGCCGGTGACGACTGGATGCGCCCCTCGCTCTGTGAGGAGGCGCTGCGCCTGGGCCGGATCCTGGCGGGTCTCATGCCGGGAGAGTCCGAGGTGCACGGCCTCGTCGCCCTGATGGAGATCCAGGCGTCCCGCACGCGCGCCAGGACGGGACCCGGCGGCGAGCCCGTCCTGCTCCTCGACCAGGACCGGGGGTTGTGGGACCGGCTGCTTGTCCGCCGCGGGTTGGAGTCGCTCGCCCGCGCCGAGGCGCTCGGCACACTGGGCCCGTACGGTCTGCAGGCCGCGATCGCCGCCTGCCACGCCCGCGCGCCGTCCGCCGGCGACACGGACTGGGAGCGGATGGCCGCCCTCTACCGGGTGCTCGCCCACGTCGCCCCCTCGCCCGTGGTGGAGCTGAACCGCGCGGTCGCGGTGGGCATGGCGTACGGCCCCGAGCGTGGCCTGGAGATCGCGGACGGGCTGGTGACGGAGCGCGCGCTCAGGAACTATCCGCTGCTCGCCGCCGTCCGGGGTGATCTGCTCGTGAAGCTGGGCCGCCTCGACGAGGCGCGCGAGGAGTTCGAACGGGCCGCCGGGCTCACCCGCAACGAGCGCGAGCGGACCCTCTTCCTCGCCCGCGCGACCGCCGCGGGCGGCTGACGCCCTCACCGGCCGCCGTCGCCCCGGTGACCGGCGCGTGTTTCAGGGCGTGGCGTGCTCGTACCGGTCCGTGCGGGCCTGATCAGGCGAGGCGGCCGGGGTCTCGGCCCCGGGGCCGGGCAGCACGTCGACGTCGGTGGCGCGCATCGGCCGGTCGCATACCGCGCAGTGCAGTTTGACATGGCTGATCTCGCCGCAGGCGTGGTGGCGGTAGAGCACCGGCGGACCGGCCTCGCCCGCGGTCCACCGGTCGCCCCAGCGCACCATCACCAGGAGCAGGTCACACAGCTCCAGACCCTTGGTGGTGAGCGTGTACTCGTGGCGGGGCGGCCGGCTCGAATACTCCTGCCGCTCCAGTACGCCGTTCTCGACCAGCCACTTGAGCCGCTCGGTGAGCACCTTGCGTGAGATGTCCAGGCTCTGCTGGATCTGGTCGAAGCGACTGATACCGACATAGACGTTCCGCAGGATCAGTGGCGACCACGGCTCACCGATGACATCCAGCGTGCGGGCGATCGAGCAGGCCATGTCACCGAATCGGGTTCGCTGCATGAGAGCAGTCTAACGAGAGGGTTCCCTTAGGGAACGATCACCTGTTACCGTCTTCCCGTCAGTTCCCTGAGGGAACTAACCGAAGGCGAGCCCATGATGAGGAGTCCCGCAATGACCGAGACGACGCCCGTCGCCGAACTCCTGTTCAGCGAGGCCGACGCGACACCGATCAGCACGGACGAGGCGACGATCAAACCGTGGGACGAGGCGCGGGCGTGCCTGGAGTCCGCGCCGAAGGCCTGGCTCTCGACGGTGCGGCCCGACGGCCGCGCGCACGCCATGCCCGTGCTGCTGGTGTGGGCCGGAGGCACCCCCTGGATCCCCACCCGCCCGAGGTCCCGGAAGGCCAAGAACCTCGCCGTCAACTCCCACTGCGTCCTCACCGTCGCCGGCGAGAGCCTCGACCTCGTGGTCGAGGGCAACGCCACCCGGGCGCGGGACGAGGACGAGCTCCGGCGGGTGGCCGACGCCTTCAAGGCGAAGTACCGGTGGGAGCTCGCGGTGCGCGACGGCTCCGTCTACGAGGACAGCCTCCCGGGCTCACCCGAGTACGGCTTCTACCAGGTCACGCCCACGCGGGCCTTCGGTTACGGCCCGGACGGCATGACGGCGACGCGCTGGCGGTTCGAGTGACCGGTGCCGACCGGCGTCACACCCGTTCGCGCCCGGCCTGCTCCCCGCCGGAGTAGTCCCTGAGCTCGATCGTGTCGTGCGGGCGCACGCTCGTACGCCGGAGCCCGGCCAGGGCGCGGATCACGCCGTGCGGAAGGCGTGCGAGCAGCCGGGTGCCCCACAGGGTGGCCCACAGCTGGAACCGGCTGTCCGGCACGAGGGTCCTCGCCATCCCCCGGCCCAGTTCCCGGCTGCGTCTCACGTACTCGCCCAGCTCGCTCTCGTACGCGCGAAAGGCCCGCTCGTGGTCGCCGCCGGCCACCGCCAGCTCTCCGGCGAGGACGTAGGCGCCGACCACCGCGAGGCTGGTGCCGCCCCCGACCGCCGCGCCCGGTGAGTAACCCGCGTCGCCGACCAGGCTGATCCGGCCGCGCGACCAGGAGTCCATCCGGATCTGGGTGATCGAGTCGAAGTAGAAGGCGGAGCTCGCGTCCATCTCGTCGAGCAGCCTCGGCACCTCCCAGCCCGCCCCGGAGAACGCCTCCCGCAGCAACCGCCTCTGGCGCGGGACGTCACGGTGGTGGTAGTCCAGCTCCTCGCTGCGGAACAGGAGGATCGCCCGCGCCTCGTCCAGGTGCGCCGCGCTGTAGAACGCGGCCATCCTGCCCACGTCGCTGTACGCGAGCATCTCGGCGTCGAGGTCGCGGTAGTCGGGCAGGGAGAAGACCCCGAGGTAGGTGCCGACGAACTCGGCGAACCTCGACTCCTCGCCGAAGGCCAGGCCGCGCACGTTGGAGTGGACGCCGTCGGCACCGATCACCAGGTCGAACCTGCGGGGTGCGCCCGTCTCGAAGGTGACGTCGACCCCGCCGGCGTCCTCCTGGAGGGACACGATCGAATCGCCGAACACGTACTCCACACGATCGCGGGTCGCCCCGTGGAAGATCTCGCTCAGGTCGTCGCGCATGACCTCGACATGCCGATCGGAGAACGCGACGACCAGGCGGCCGACGTCCACGCGCACGGGCCGCTCGCTCCCCGCGCCGACGAGGGTGACGTGCCGGGTGCCCGTCTTCCTCTCCTCGATCGCGGGGAGCAGGCCCATCCGCTCCACGACCTCCATGGCCGGTCTGAACAGGTCGACCGCGTGCCCGCCCGTCCTGCGCGGTGCCGGTGCCCGCTCGACCACGGTGACCTCGAAGCCGTGGTGGTCCAGCCAGTACGCCAGGACCGGCCCGGCGACACTGGCTCCGGAGACGAGGATTCGCATGGTTCTCCCTCCCTCTCGACTGTTTTACTTAACGGAAGGTAAGTCCTTCGGGCGGCCACGCACAAGTGCTTACCTATCGTTAAGTCAGTCACCTTCGCCGTGCCGGTACCCTTGGTCCGAGCACGAGGACGCCCGAGCGTGCGGGAGTCCGGCGCGAGGACAGGAGAGAACAACAGGTGGCGAGGCCGTCCGACACCAAGGCGCGCATCCAGGCGGTCGCGAGGGAACTGTTCGCCGAGAAGGGCGTGCAGCAGACGAGCCTGCGCGACATCGCCGACCGGCTCGGGATCACCAAACCCGCGCTCTACTACCACTTCACCTCGCGGGAGGACCTGCTCCGCAGCATCGTCCAGCCACTGATCGACGATGTCGACGCCTTCCTGGCCGACACCGAGGCGAACGCTCCGCAGAGTCCTCGCGAGCTCCTCCAGGGCTACTTCGACATCACCTTCCGGCACCGCGAGGTGACCGTGATGGTGGTACGCGATCTGTCCACCCTGGCCCACCTCGATCTGGGGCCCCGCATGGGCCACTGGCGACGGCGGCTCATCACCCTGCTGCTCGGCCCGGATCCCGACCTGGCCGCCCGCGCCCGCGCGGTCGTGGCCATCGGCGGGCTCTCGGACTGCACCGTGGAGTTCGCCGACGTACCGGCCACGACGCTCGGCCCTCCGGCGGTGGCCGCCGCGCTGGCGGCGCTCGGCGCCGACCTGCCGACGGCCGGGTGAGCCGCGCGGCAGGCGAACCCGCCGACACGAGGTCCGGCGGAAACCTGAATACCGATACGAGTCCGACGAAATCCGCAGGACCGACATGAGGCCCGACGGAAACCGAAGGACCGACGTGAAGCCCGACGAAACCCGAAAAACCGACGTGAAGCCCGGCGGAAGTCCGGGCGTCACGGGAAAGCGGGTCCGCCGGATCGAGCCTCGGTGGAAAGCGAATTCGCCGGGTCGAGTATCGGTGGAAAGCGGGCTCACCGGCCCAGGACACGTCGGTGGTGTCGAACAGGCGCCACGGAAACGCACCCCGGTGTGGCACACTTTCGACATCGCCACAGCGGCATCGATCGGTCACACCGCCCGCCCCATTCCAACGGACGCGCCACGGGCTGATGCCCGCAGCCGCCGATCGGAGGTCCGTATGGACCTGTCCACGCACGCCCACCCAGACTGGATGGTCTGCGACGTCGCAGGGAAGATTGACATCTTCACGGCCCACGCGCTTCGCGAGCACCTGCTGGCCGCGCTGGGCCGCCCGGGGTACCGGCTCCTCCTCGACATGTCCATGGTCACCGCCATGGACGCCAGCGGGGTGGCCGTGCTGCTCTCCACCCTGCGCAGGGCCGTACGACACGGCGGCACGCTGCGGCTGATCGCGCCGGCGCCGGTGGTGCGCGGGCTGTTGAAGGCCAGCGGGCTGTCGGGGAGGTTCGCCGTCAGCGCCGATCTGGCCGGCGCGCGGATCGCGGAACCGCTGCCCGCCGGCGTCAGGTGAACCACCGCCCGCACGCCGTTCCGGCCCGGGGAGCCCTCCGGGCCGGAGGCCGGAACGGTTCCAGGCAAACCTCAATTGATTTATCAGCAAAAAAAGCGAGGAAATATCATAAAAGCGTCAAACGAGTCTAAAGTTAGCTCATGGTGACTCACCGCACGGCGGTCGTACCGGCAGATTCAGGAACGCCCGGCAAGTGTCTCTGCGGCCATCCGGCCGACTACGTGATCGAAACGCGCTGGTTCTCCGGCAGGCACTCCCGCGATCCGGTCTGCGCCCCCCATGTCACCGAGGTCCTCCAGGGAATCGCGAAGCAGAACGCACGCCGCGACGGAGGATGAACGCTCGACGGGAACCGGCCGCGAGCTCGCCCGCGCGCCGGTGATCGACACTCCGATCGGCGTCATACGCCATGATCGACGCCACGACCCGTGG
This region of Streptosporangium sp. NBC_01495 genomic DNA includes:
- a CDS encoding RNA polymerase sigma factor, whose translation is MTVGDPHRVIEAVWRIESARVIAGLARMVHDVGLAEELAQDALVIALEQWPKTGVPDNPGAWLMLTAKHRAIDLLRRRNRYERKLEEVGRDMEIRREAAEAELDDTLDDHIGDDVLRLLFTACHPVLSTEGRLALTLRLLGGLTTEEIARAFLVPEPTVGQRIFRAKRTLTEKRVRIEMPAPAELGDRLSSVLEVVYLIFNEGYSATAGDDWMRPSLCEEALRLGRILAGLMPGESEVHGLVALMEIQASRTRARTGPGGEPVLLLDQDRGLWDRLLVRRGLESLARAEALGTLGPYGLQAAIAACHARAPSAGDTDWERMAALYRVLAHVAPSPVVELNRAVAVGMAYGPERGLEIADGLVTERALRNYPLLAAVRGDLLVKLGRLDEAREEFERAAGLTRNERERTLFLARATAAGG
- a CDS encoding winged helix-turn-helix transcriptional regulator, with product MQRTRFGDMACSIARTLDVIGEPWSPLILRNVYVGISRFDQIQQSLDISRKVLTERLKWLVENGVLERQEYSSRPPRHEYTLTTKGLELCDLLLVMVRWGDRWTAGEAGPPVLYRHHACGEISHVKLHCAVCDRPMRATDVDVLPGPGAETPAASPDQARTDRYEHATP
- a CDS encoding pyridoxamine 5'-phosphate oxidase family protein; this encodes MTETTPVAELLFSEADATPISTDEATIKPWDEARACLESAPKAWLSTVRPDGRAHAMPVLLVWAGGTPWIPTRPRSRKAKNLAVNSHCVLTVAGESLDLVVEGNATRARDEDELRRVADAFKAKYRWELAVRDGSVYEDSLPGSPEYGFYQVTPTRAFGYGPDGMTATRWRFE
- a CDS encoding FAD-dependent monooxygenase, translated to MRILVSGASVAGPVLAYWLDHHGFEVTVVERAPAPRRTGGHAVDLFRPAMEVVERMGLLPAIEERKTGTRHVTLVGAGSERPVRVDVGRLVVAFSDRHVEVMRDDLSEIFHGATRDRVEYVFGDSIVSLQEDAGGVDVTFETGAPRRFDLVIGADGVHSNVRGLAFGEESRFAEFVGTYLGVFSLPDYRDLDAEMLAYSDVGRMAAFYSAAHLDEARAILLFRSEELDYHHRDVPRQRRLLREAFSGAGWEVPRLLDEMDASSAFYFDSITQIRMDSWSRGRISLVGDAGYSPGAAVGGGTSLAVVGAYVLAGELAVAGGDHERAFRAYESELGEYVRRSRELGRGMARTLVPDSRFQLWATLWGTRLLARLPHGVIRALAGLRRTSVRPHDTIELRDYSGGEQAGRERV
- a CDS encoding TetR/AcrR family transcriptional regulator; this encodes MARPSDTKARIQAVARELFAEKGVQQTSLRDIADRLGITKPALYYHFTSREDLLRSIVQPLIDDVDAFLADTEANAPQSPRELLQGYFDITFRHREVTVMVVRDLSTLAHLDLGPRMGHWRRRLITLLLGPDPDLAARARAVVAIGGLSDCTVEFADVPATTLGPPAVAAALAALGADLPTAG
- a CDS encoding STAS domain-containing protein; protein product: MDLSTHAHPDWMVCDVAGKIDIFTAHALREHLLAALGRPGYRLLLDMSMVTAMDASGVAVLLSTLRRAVRHGGTLRLIAPAPVVRGLLKASGLSGRFAVSADLAGARIAEPLPAGVR